In Halorussus limi, a genomic segment contains:
- a CDS encoding IMPACT family protein: MTDDTYLTLAGRGRATFEIRGSEFVGHAAPAADREEAEAFVAEVRGEYDDATHNVPAYRVRESSGDAERAAASGMLREYGDDDGEPSGSAGKPALNVLQQEGVENAVAVVTRYYGGTNLGVGGLARAYSRGVKDAIEDAGIVEERPRERFSVAVEYDDSGTVRGILESAGREAPREERAAEPRGGVEFDADYAERVTFAVRVPVEEGAQLRDRIRSATSGRAEIDGGE; the protein is encoded by the coding sequence ATGACCGACGACACCTATCTGACGCTGGCGGGCCGCGGCCGAGCGACCTTCGAGATTCGGGGCTCGGAGTTCGTCGGTCACGCCGCGCCCGCCGCGGACCGCGAGGAGGCCGAGGCGTTCGTCGCCGAGGTTCGAGGCGAGTACGACGACGCGACCCACAACGTCCCGGCCTACCGAGTCCGGGAGTCGAGCGGCGACGCCGAGCGAGCGGCCGCCAGCGGGATGCTCCGGGAGTACGGCGACGACGACGGCGAACCCTCCGGGTCGGCGGGCAAGCCCGCCCTGAACGTCCTCCAGCAGGAGGGCGTCGAAAACGCCGTCGCGGTCGTGACCCGGTACTACGGCGGGACGAACCTCGGCGTCGGCGGGTTGGCGCGGGCCTACTCGCGGGGCGTCAAGGACGCCATCGAGGACGCCGGCATCGTCGAGGAGCGCCCCCGCGAGCGGTTCTCGGTCGCCGTCGAGTACGACGACTCGGGGACCGTGCGCGGGATTTTGGAGAGCGCGGGGCGCGAAGCGCCCCGCGAGGAGCGAGCGGCGGAGCCGCGAGGAGGCGTCGAGTTCGACGCCGACTACGCCGAGCGCGTGACGTTCGCGGTCCGAGTGCCAGTCGAGGAGGGCGCGCAACTGCGCGACCGCATCCGAAGCGCGACGAGCGGTCGGGCCGAAATCGACGGCGGCGAGTGA
- the serB gene encoding phosphoserine phosphatase SerB, with product MTLVAFDFDGTLSDSEMTVLLGEQMGVADEMATITERAMNDEISYAESLRDRAALLEGLSDDKAEEAFDGVYLRPDTATVIRELNEAGVTTAVLTGGFERGVEVALEREGVSVDTIVANRLPVADGELTGEVEGPLIEGTKDDALERLAGEREIAMSDTVAVGDGANDLPMLEVAGLSVGFAPKPAVRPACDVVVATMERLREVFDEEGLLD from the coding sequence ATGACGCTGGTCGCGTTCGACTTCGACGGCACGCTCTCGGACTCCGAGATGACGGTCCTCCTCGGCGAGCAGATGGGAGTGGCCGACGAGATGGCGACGATTACCGAGCGAGCGATGAACGACGAGATTAGCTACGCCGAGAGCCTCCGGGACCGGGCCGCTCTGCTGGAGGGTCTCTCCGACGACAAGGCCGAGGAGGCCTTCGACGGGGTGTACCTCCGGCCGGACACCGCGACCGTGATTCGGGAACTCAACGAGGCGGGCGTGACAACCGCGGTCCTGACCGGCGGGTTCGAGCGCGGCGTCGAAGTCGCGCTGGAGCGCGAGGGCGTCTCGGTCGATACCATCGTCGCCAACCGCCTCCCCGTTGCAGACGGCGAACTCACCGGCGAGGTCGAGGGACCGCTCATCGAGGGCACGAAGGACGACGCCCTCGAACGACTCGCGGGCGAGCGCGAAATCGCCATGAGCGACACCGTCGCGGTCGGCGACGGCGCGAACGACCTCCCGATGCTGGAAGTCGCCGGACTCTCGGTCGGGTTCGCCCCGAAACCGGCGGTCCGACCCGCGTGCGACGTCGTGGTAGCAACGATGGAGCGGCTCCGAGAGGTGTTCGACGAGGAGGGACTGCTGGACTGA
- a CDS encoding DUF7530 family protein, whose amino-acid sequence MSGERPSPGGLDPDDAGLADPKPTNSDPAGFGPADSDSADSRPADSDPTTRYGEAWVYESIVGAIPGLSPSRPVAVGVQFAVFEGLVLALAAVYDLWSAVPAGTAAVGVAAAGSYLMLALGEEIRGVGTPAAYRRALFSSNVEVVLGVVSFVALLTYLFAAGARSGQVPLFASLLGETPPVAAVALALLVAWDLCYRIGTAWWASVTGLARTVRYRDRFDARARARLRRADLLTVAFALLHLPLAAFVRSQSLLVWAVVGHVAAVTLVSGASASLLRRS is encoded by the coding sequence ATGAGCGGCGAGCGCCCGAGTCCCGGCGGTCTCGACCCCGACGACGCCGGTCTCGCCGACCCGAAGCCTACCAACTCCGACCCCGCTGGCTTCGGGCCTGCCGATTCCGACTCCGCTGACTCTCGCCCCGCCGACTCCGACCCGACCACTCGGTACGGCGAGGCGTGGGTCTACGAGAGCATCGTCGGCGCGATTCCCGGCCTGTCGCCGTCCCGGCCGGTCGCAGTCGGCGTCCAGTTCGCGGTGTTCGAGGGACTGGTGCTGGCGCTCGCGGCCGTCTACGACCTCTGGAGCGCGGTTCCCGCGGGGACCGCCGCGGTCGGGGTCGCCGCCGCGGGGAGTTACCTGATGCTCGCGCTCGGCGAGGAGATTCGAGGGGTCGGGACGCCGGCGGCGTACCGGCGAGCGCTCTTCTCGTCCAACGTCGAGGTGGTACTGGGCGTGGTGTCGTTCGTCGCGCTCCTGACCTACCTGTTCGCGGCGGGCGCCCGGAGCGGGCAGGTCCCCCTGTTCGCGTCGCTCCTCGGCGAGACGCCGCCGGTGGCGGCGGTCGCGCTGGCGCTGCTGGTGGCGTGGGACCTCTGTTACCGCATCGGTACGGCGTGGTGGGCCAGCGTCACCGGACTCGCGCGGACGGTGCGGTACCGAGACCGGTTCGACGCGCGGGCCCGGGCGCGACTCCGGCGCGCCGACCTGTTGACGGTCGCGTTCGCGCTCCTCCACCTCCCGCTGGCGGCGTTCGTCCGGAGCCAGAGCCTGCTCGTCTGGGCCGTCGTCGGCCACGTCGCGGCGGTGACGCTGGTCTCGGGCGCGTCGGCGTCGCTGCTCCGACGCTCTTAG
- a CDS encoding DUF7571 family protein — translation MKPCQNCQAVIDEYILDKQLEPLRELTVDDFNVCVDCATVVPDACVECGGAVYVPRSLTATPDYCPACRSDRIERTGHDPGWHLDTASP, via the coding sequence ATGAAACCGTGCCAAAACTGTCAGGCGGTCATCGACGAGTACATCTTGGACAAACAACTCGAACCCCTGCGCGAACTCACGGTCGACGACTTCAACGTCTGCGTCGACTGCGCGACTGTCGTCCCCGACGCCTGCGTGGAGTGCGGCGGTGCGGTCTACGTCCCCCGAAGTCTGACTGCCACCCCCGACTACTGTCCGGCGTGTCGCTCCGACCGCATCGAGCGGACGGGCCACGACCCGGGTTGGCACCTCGATACCGCGTCCCCCTGA
- a CDS encoding PQQ-dependent sugar dehydrogenase, which yields MTFDSTRRRFLALAATSGAVGLAGCSGGAPSADQSTTTETTDSGGTATTETPAGSDSLPDAVGLETLATGFEVPLAVAFAPDADRRYVADQQGRIFVHGPDGLREEPFLDLRDAVTVGSETGLLGLALHPNFAENRRVFVRYSAPPRDGTPDGYSHTFVLSEFEATANGRRAKRDSERTVLEIPEPQGNHNAGSVLFGPDGYLYVGVGDGGSGGDQGTGHVSDWYDAVAGGNGQDVTENLLGSVLRIDNDNEQGGKPYAIPDDNPFAGDDGDGGAGLPEHFAWGFRNPWRMAFDRGDLFVADVGQSAYEEVSLVEKGGNYGWNVKEGAHCYSADDCPDRTPDGVRGGEPLRDPVVEYPHSGEGVTGVSVIGGQVYRGSAIPELSGTYLFADLAASGRLFAAIPSRDSDGGLWPTQVVDVADGDAGKASRVYSFGRDADGEVYVLSSGDDGGGLHRVVPA from the coding sequence GTGACCTTCGACTCGACGCGACGGCGGTTTCTCGCGCTCGCGGCCACGAGCGGGGCGGTCGGCCTCGCCGGTTGCTCGGGAGGCGCGCCGTCGGCCGACCAGAGCACGACCACCGAGACGACCGATTCGGGCGGGACGGCGACCACCGAAACCCCGGCAGGGAGCGACTCCCTCCCCGACGCGGTCGGACTGGAGACGCTGGCGACCGGCTTCGAGGTTCCACTCGCCGTGGCGTTCGCACCCGACGCCGACCGGCGCTACGTCGCCGACCAGCAGGGTCGCATCTTCGTCCACGGTCCCGACGGCCTGCGCGAGGAACCCTTCCTCGACCTGCGCGACGCCGTCACGGTCGGGAGCGAGACCGGCCTGCTCGGCCTCGCGCTCCACCCGAACTTCGCCGAGAACCGCCGCGTCTTCGTCCGGTACAGCGCCCCGCCCCGCGACGGCACGCCCGACGGGTACAGCCACACGTTCGTCCTCTCGGAGTTCGAGGCGACCGCGAACGGCAGGCGGGCGAAGCGCGACTCCGAGCGGACCGTCCTCGAAATCCCGGAACCGCAGGGCAACCACAACGCCGGGTCCGTCCTCTTCGGGCCGGACGGCTACCTCTACGTCGGCGTCGGCGACGGCGGGTCGGGCGGCGACCAGGGCACCGGCCACGTCTCCGACTGGTACGACGCGGTCGCGGGCGGCAACGGGCAGGACGTGACCGAGAACCTGCTCGGGAGCGTCCTCCGCATCGACAACGACAACGAGCAAGGAGGGAAGCCCTACGCCATTCCCGACGACAACCCCTTCGCCGGCGACGACGGCGACGGCGGCGCGGGCCTCCCCGAACACTTCGCGTGGGGCTTCCGGAACCCGTGGCGGATGGCGTTCGACCGGGGAGACCTCTTCGTCGCTGACGTTGGCCAGAGCGCCTACGAGGAGGTGAGTCTGGTCGAGAAGGGCGGCAACTACGGCTGGAACGTCAAGGAGGGCGCCCACTGCTACTCCGCGGACGACTGCCCCGACCGAACGCCGGACGGCGTTCGCGGCGGCGAACCGCTCCGCGACCCGGTCGTCGAGTACCCCCACTCCGGCGAGGGCGTCACCGGCGTCTCGGTCATCGGCGGACAGGTCTACCGCGGGTCGGCGATTCCCGAACTCTCGGGGACCTACCTCTTCGCGGACCTCGCGGCCAGCGGGCGACTGTTCGCCGCGATTCCGTCGCGCGACTCCGACGGCGGCCTCTGGCCGACGCAGGTCGTGGACGTGGCCGACGGCGACGCCGGGAAGGCGAGTCGGGTCTACTCGTTCGGCCGAGACGCCGACGGCGAGGTGTACGTCCTGTCGAGCGGCGACGACGGCGGCGGCCTCCACCGGGTCGTCCCGGCGTGA
- a CDS encoding AI-2E family transporter, with product MVGLPEERERLAWWVLTLAVAGIFAFVLWSFVGTIVLGVFLYYGARPLYRRLRTEFSSDHAADLTLLIVLVPVLALVGYTVLVGLDQLSQLTGASLESYARFVPGSTEQATALVENARGLLGPGPMQGQMQEVLSTAVSAFTALTAGLAHLVLSFLLAFTLLREDARIAAWFRDQFAPEGSAAYAYGEAVDEDLHTVYVGNVLTVFAVIVLGLVVYNGLNFLSPETIGVPVPTLLALLTGLATLVPLVVGKIVYVPVGLYLGYQAATGPGPLWFPAVFFVACFLLLDLLPVAVLRPYIAGRNIHGGLMIFAYIGGTMLFGWYGLFLGPLLVVVGVHLARIVLPGLVHGDSVTGEVLTAQSLGADPETVVESPATDGSDGAVPDSGDETTTDGGKTAETEPASEREE from the coding sequence ATGGTCGGACTCCCCGAGGAACGCGAGCGTCTCGCGTGGTGGGTTCTCACGCTGGCCGTCGCGGGCATCTTCGCGTTCGTCCTCTGGTCGTTCGTCGGGACCATCGTGCTGGGCGTGTTCCTCTACTACGGCGCGCGCCCGCTCTACCGGCGACTCCGGACGGAGTTCTCCTCGGACCACGCCGCCGACCTCACCCTGCTCATCGTCCTCGTGCCCGTACTGGCGCTGGTCGGCTACACGGTCCTCGTGGGTCTCGACCAGTTGAGCCAGTTGACCGGGGCCTCGCTCGAATCGTACGCCCGGTTCGTGCCGGGTTCGACCGAGCAGGCGACCGCACTGGTCGAGAACGCGCGGGGACTCCTCGGTCCCGGCCCGATGCAGGGCCAGATGCAGGAGGTGCTCTCGACGGCGGTGTCGGCGTTCACCGCGCTGACCGCGGGACTGGCCCACCTCGTCCTCTCGTTCCTGCTGGCGTTCACGCTCCTGCGCGAGGACGCCCGAATCGCGGCGTGGTTCCGCGACCAGTTCGCCCCCGAGGGGTCGGCGGCCTACGCCTACGGCGAGGCGGTGGACGAGGACCTCCACACGGTCTACGTCGGCAACGTCCTGACGGTGTTCGCGGTCATCGTGCTGGGACTGGTCGTCTACAACGGACTGAACTTCCTCTCGCCCGAGACCATCGGCGTCCCGGTGCCGACCCTGCTGGCGCTGCTGACCGGGTTGGCGACGCTCGTTCCGCTGGTCGTCGGGAAGATAGTCTACGTTCCGGTGGGTCTCTACCTCGGCTATCAGGCCGCGACCGGGCCGGGGCCGCTCTGGTTCCCTGCGGTGTTCTTCGTCGCCTGCTTCCTGCTGCTCGACCTCCTGCCGGTCGCGGTCCTCCGGCCGTACATCGCGGGCCGCAACATCCACGGCGGTCTCATGATATTCGCCTACATCGGCGGGACGATGCTGTTCGGCTGGTACGGCCTGTTCCTCGGTCCCCTGCTGGTCGTCGTGGGCGTCCACCTCGCCAGAATCGTCCTGCCGGGTCTCGTCCACGGCGACAGCGTCACGGGGGAGGTGCTGACCGCCCAGTCGCTCGGGGCCGACCCCGAGACGGTCGTCGAGAGTCCCGCGACCGACGGGAGCGACGGCGCGGTGCCCGACAGCGGCGACGAGACGACGACCGACGGAGGGAAGACCGCGGAGACCGAACCCGCCTCCGAACGCGAGGAATGA
- a CDS encoding ACT domain-containing protein, protein MFDEIMQKFEGSPSQQAVIRLLLERGFSVNDEGRVVSGSIEIPNTQIAREIDVDRRVVDSTTDAILADEQLRRIFQNISSIPSLMDLAPVLDLHVLTVEVSDADRPGIVAKVTTLLADSDISIRQTISEDPEFTDEPRLYVVTDAEVPGDLLNELKNLDFVRKIELQ, encoded by the coding sequence ATGTTCGACGAGATTATGCAGAAGTTCGAGGGAAGCCCCTCCCAGCAGGCGGTCATCCGACTGCTCCTCGAACGCGGCTTCTCGGTCAACGACGAGGGTCGGGTCGTCTCCGGCAGCATCGAGATTCCGAACACGCAAATCGCTCGGGAAATCGACGTGGACCGGCGCGTCGTGGACTCGACGACCGACGCCATCCTCGCCGACGAACAGCTCCGGCGCATCTTCCAGAACATCTCCTCGATTCCGAGCCTGATGGACCTCGCGCCCGTCCTCGACCTGCACGTCCTGACCGTCGAAGTCTCCGACGCCGACCGGCCCGGCATCGTGGCGAAGGTGACGACCCTGCTCGCGGACAGCGACATCTCCATCCGCCAGACCATCAGCGAGGACCCGGAGTTCACCGACGAACCGCGACTCTACGTCGTGACCGACGCGGAGGTCCCCGGCGACCTGCTGAACGAGTTGAAGAACCTCGACTTCGTGCGGAAAATCGAACTGCAATAG
- the hisA gene encoding 1-(5-phosphoribosyl)-5-[(5-phosphoribosylamino)methylideneamino]imidazole-4-carboxamide isomerase, translated as MTQFPEFEVVPAVDMQDGEVVQLVAGERGTEKTYGDPVEAAEQWVERGAETLHLVDLDGAFEGERENAAAVEAVIDAVGDDADVQLGGGIRTVADATDLLSRGVDRVILGTAAVENPEIVEEISAEYPGSVTVSLDAKDGEVVVSGWTEATGLDPAEAAARYEELGAGAILFTDVDVEGQLAGVQTDRVREVVEAVDIPVVASGGVATLDDVRALREAGAAAVVVGTALYEGEFTLEEAKSV; from the coding sequence ATGACGCAGTTCCCCGAGTTCGAGGTGGTGCCCGCGGTGGACATGCAGGACGGCGAAGTCGTCCAGTTGGTCGCGGGCGAACGCGGCACCGAGAAGACCTACGGCGACCCGGTGGAGGCCGCCGAACAGTGGGTCGAACGCGGCGCGGAGACCCTCCACCTCGTGGACCTCGACGGCGCGTTCGAGGGCGAACGCGAGAACGCCGCGGCGGTCGAGGCCGTCATCGACGCGGTCGGCGACGACGCGGACGTGCAGTTGGGCGGCGGCATCAGGACCGTCGCGGACGCCACGGACCTGCTCTCGCGGGGCGTGGACCGCGTGATTCTGGGCACCGCGGCGGTCGAGAACCCGGAGATAGTCGAGGAAATCTCGGCGGAGTACCCCGGTTCCGTGACCGTCAGTCTCGACGCCAAGGACGGCGAAGTCGTCGTCTCGGGGTGGACCGAGGCCACGGGACTCGACCCCGCCGAGGCCGCGGCGCGCTACGAGGAGTTGGGCGCGGGCGCGATTCTGTTCACCGACGTGGACGTGGAGGGGCAACTCGCGGGCGTCCAGACCGACCGCGTGCGCGAGGTGGTCGAGGCGGTCGATATCCCGGTCGTGGCGTCGGGCGGCGTCGCCACGCTCGACGACGTGCGCGCGCTCCGCGAGGCCGGGGCCGCGGCCGTCGTCGTCGGGACCGCACTCTACGAGGGCGAGTTCACGCTCGAAGAAGCGAAATCAGTTTAG
- a CDS encoding NAD(P)/FAD-dependent oxidoreductase has product MTRIAVVGAGAAGLGAAYALRETDAEVTVFERRESVGGRAATRRRDDCVYDVGANYCKDDDERVSRLVSEELADGLVEAEGPVWTFDADGEISKGRGDDARKWTYREGLASLGERLRDAGGATVRTGTEVTGLAREDDEWRVEYESADDALAAGDARADALVLTPPAPATAYLLDRADWDDPLREDLVEAAADVPYRTLLSVALHYPERTDLPYYGLVNADKDHELGWVSREECKPGHVPDGESLLVVQPSPGWSRHRYDDADDEIAVQAADLTAELLDDPDRYQFDWADVVRWRDALPDGGADARLLGRGERSDLFFAGDWVAGEGRVHAALASGLETGERVAERF; this is encoded by the coding sequence ATGACCCGAATCGCCGTCGTGGGCGCGGGCGCTGCCGGACTCGGGGCCGCGTACGCGCTCCGCGAGACAGACGCCGAGGTGACGGTGTTCGAGCGCCGCGAGTCGGTCGGCGGCCGGGCGGCGACTCGCCGGCGCGACGATTGCGTCTACGACGTGGGCGCTAACTACTGCAAGGACGACGACGAGCGCGTCTCCCGCCTCGTCTCCGAGGAACTCGCCGACGGTCTCGTGGAGGCCGAGGGGCCGGTCTGGACCTTCGACGCGGACGGCGAGATCTCGAAGGGCCGGGGCGACGACGCGCGCAAGTGGACCTACCGCGAGGGACTGGCGTCGCTCGGCGAGCGACTCCGCGACGCCGGCGGCGCGACGGTCCGGACCGGAACCGAGGTCACGGGCCTCGCCCGCGAGGACGACGAGTGGCGCGTCGAGTACGAGTCGGCGGACGACGCGCTGGCGGCCGGTGACGCCCGCGCGGACGCCCTCGTCCTCACGCCGCCCGCGCCGGCGACCGCCTATCTGCTCGACCGGGCCGACTGGGACGACCCCCTGCGCGAGGACCTCGTGGAGGCGGCGGCCGACGTGCCCTACCGGACGCTGCTCTCGGTCGCGCTCCACTACCCCGAGCGCACCGACCTGCCCTACTACGGTCTCGTGAACGCCGACAAGGACCACGAACTCGGCTGGGTCTCCCGCGAGGAGTGCAAGCCCGGCCACGTCCCCGACGGCGAGAGCCTGTTGGTCGTCCAGCCGTCTCCCGGGTGGTCGCGCCACCGGTACGACGACGCCGACGACGAAATCGCGGTGCAGGCCGCCGACCTGACCGCCGAACTGCTCGACGACCCGGACCGGTATCAGTTCGACTGGGCCGACGTGGTCCGGTGGCGCGACGCGCTCCCGGACGGCGGGGCCGACGCCCGACTCCTCGGCCGCGGCGAGCGCTCCGACCTCTTCTTCGCCGGCGACTGGGTGGCGGGCGAGGGCCGCGTCCACGCCGCGCTCGCGAGCGGCTTGGAGACCGGCGAGCGCGTCGCCGAGAGATTCTAA
- the hisB gene encoding imidazoleglycerol-phosphate dehydratase HisB, with protein sequence MSDRTAAVTRETAETDIDVTLDLDGDGDATVETGVGFFDHMLESFAKHGLFDVTVRCDGDLEIDDHHTVEDVAITLGDAFAEALGDKRAIERFADRKVPLDEAVAGVVVDVSGRPLFEFDGEFSQSSVGDMTSHMAKHFARSLAMNAGLTLHVEVSGENAHHEIEALFKSLARALDDATRIDERRGDVASTKGQL encoded by the coding sequence ATGAGCGACCGAACCGCCGCGGTGACGCGCGAGACCGCGGAGACGGACATCGACGTGACCCTCGACCTGGACGGCGACGGCGACGCCACGGTCGAGACCGGCGTGGGGTTCTTCGACCACATGCTCGAAAGCTTCGCCAAGCACGGCCTGTTCGACGTGACGGTGCGGTGCGACGGCGACCTCGAAATCGACGACCACCACACCGTAGAGGACGTGGCTATCACCCTCGGCGACGCCTTCGCGGAGGCGCTGGGCGACAAGCGCGCCATCGAGCGGTTCGCCGACCGGAAGGTCCCGCTGGACGAGGCGGTCGCGGGCGTCGTCGTGGACGTGAGCGGGCGACCCCTCTTCGAGTTCGACGGCGAGTTCTCCCAGTCGAGCGTCGGCGACATGACCAGCCACATGGCCAAGCACTTCGCGCGCTCGCTGGCGATGAACGCGGGCCTGACGCTCCACGTCGAGGTTTCCGGCGAGAACGCGCACCACGAAATCGAGGCGCTGTTCAAGTCGCTGGCGCGGGCGCTGGACGACGCGACCCGAATCGACGAGCGCCGCGGCGACGTGGCGAGTACGAAGGGACAGTTGTAG